One region of Halomicrobium urmianum genomic DNA includes:
- a CDS encoding winged helix-turn-helix domain-containing protein codes for MNDVVEEEWIEETTPFERVYETIRRAYDPVSATQIADRARVSPTTARKHLRTLESAGEVTTSQDGQTTHYRRSETAIVTEHAQSLLAEQTPEEIASGIADMKAQIQEWREEYGVDSPEEFARELDIDDADSDHGALLTEWQTTRRNLALAQATLAIGEASHTGHLTGTDTDDDGNDGTSISV; via the coding sequence GTGAATGATGTCGTCGAAGAAGAATGGATTGAGGAGACGACTCCCTTCGAGCGAGTGTATGAGACTATTCGCCGTGCCTACGATCCCGTGTCCGCGACGCAGATTGCCGATCGTGCCCGCGTATCTCCGACCACGGCGCGAAAGCACTTGCGAACGCTCGAAAGCGCCGGGGAAGTGACGACTTCCCAGGACGGCCAGACAACGCACTACCGACGGTCGGAAACGGCTATCGTCACCGAACATGCACAGTCGCTCCTCGCGGAACAGACTCCCGAAGAGATTGCGTCCGGCATCGCTGATATGAAGGCACAGATACAGGAGTGGCGTGAGGAATACGGCGTCGATTCACCTGAGGAATTCGCCCGTGAATTGGATATCGACGACGCCGACAGCGACCACGGTGCGCTCCTCACAGAATGGCAAACGACGCGACGCAACCTCGCGCTCGCACAGGCAACGCTCGCTATCGGTGAAGCGAGTCATACTGGACACCTTACTGGTACGGATACAGACGATGATGGCAATGACGGCACATCCATCAGCGTATGA
- a CDS encoding RNA-guided endonuclease TnpB family protein: MTTTITKTLEATLAPPTAHKERKLCDLLDTYRAGLHEAFEAGCETMTATSDVVTPYDLPYQAKAALCNYVPQLHGTYDAQELDDNHPVRLTNQAAEFDHSAERDYEFTWWVPQPGRGTNFWIPLRINPAQDGLWYDLVEGEASAGQLRLQRHRTSWTLHVTVEFPVDEPDYEPTDEDVTPVGFDIGEAHLLAGCACEQDTPTDPLLINGGRARHLRKEMYTTLKRLQEREAAEWRIDDRFDHYQNTLTDIIEKASRQAIEYACRFEKPVIVLEDLSDIREDLDYGEWMNRRLHAWAFARLQHRIEDKAREAGIPVEYIRPEYTSQTCHECGHVGYRNGDEFRCQNDECWVSEYHADINAAVNIADRHDPWGESLSLKPADDDISRDGSACDSAATPTEQSQPR; encoded by the coding sequence ATGACCACTACCATCACGAAAACGCTGGAGGCGACGCTCGCCCCGCCGACGGCCCACAAAGAGCGCAAACTGTGCGACCTGCTCGACACCTACCGGGCAGGACTCCACGAGGCGTTCGAGGCCGGCTGCGAAACGATGACTGCCACCAGCGACGTGGTGACGCCCTACGACCTGCCGTATCAGGCGAAGGCGGCCCTGTGCAACTACGTCCCGCAACTGCACGGTACCTATGACGCACAGGAGTTGGACGACAACCACCCGGTTCGGCTCACCAACCAAGCCGCCGAGTTCGACCACTCGGCGGAACGCGACTACGAGTTTACGTGGTGGGTGCCACAGCCCGGTCGCGGCACTAACTTCTGGATCCCGCTCCGGATTAACCCCGCCCAAGATGGACTGTGGTACGACCTCGTGGAGGGTGAGGCGTCGGCAGGGCAACTCCGCCTGCAACGCCACCGCACGTCGTGGACGCTACACGTCACTGTCGAGTTCCCGGTCGACGAACCGGACTACGAACCGACCGATGAGGATGTGACGCCAGTCGGCTTCGATATTGGCGAAGCACACCTGCTCGCGGGCTGTGCCTGCGAGCAGGACACTCCGACCGACCCACTGCTCATCAACGGTGGTCGCGCTCGCCACCTTCGCAAAGAGATGTACACGACGCTGAAGCGACTCCAAGAGCGCGAGGCCGCCGAGTGGCGGATCGACGACCGATTCGACCACTACCAGAATACACTCACTGACATCATCGAGAAGGCGTCTCGGCAGGCAATCGAGTACGCCTGCCGGTTCGAGAAGCCAGTCATCGTGCTGGAAGACCTCTCGGACATCCGCGAAGACCTCGATTACGGCGAGTGGATGAACCGGCGCCTCCACGCATGGGCGTTCGCTCGCCTCCAACACCGGATCGAAGACAAAGCACGAGAAGCCGGGATTCCGGTCGAATACATCCGTCCGGAATACACGAGCCAGACGTGTCACGAGTGCGGCCACGTCGGATACCGGAACGGTGACGAGTTCCGGTGTCAGAACGACGAGTGTTGGGTATCGGAGTACCACGCAGACATCAACGCGGCGGTTAACATTGCTGACCGCCACGACCCGTGGGGTGAGAGCCTGTCGCTAAAACCGGCGGACGATGACATCTCACGGGATGGGAGCGCCTGTGACAGTGCCGCGACCCCCACCGAGCAAAGCCAACCACGGTAG
- the tnpA gene encoding IS200/IS605 family transposase, giving the protein MEYHLQSGSQTVYALQYHFVTVTKDRADILTDERLERVAEVAHKIAADFEADIKNVDGGTDHVHILFTTKPTTDLTKFINSLKGVTSRRIRQEYPEVKQTLEDAFWQSGYFLATTGQVSIDVLMDYVDDQ; this is encoded by the coding sequence ATGGAGTATCATCTGCAATCCGGGTCGCAGACGGTCTACGCGCTCCAGTATCACTTCGTGACCGTCACGAAGGACCGCGCCGACATCCTCACCGACGAGCGGCTGGAGCGCGTCGCCGAAGTCGCTCACAAGATTGCAGCGGATTTCGAGGCCGACATCAAGAACGTCGACGGCGGCACCGACCACGTTCACATCCTGTTCACGACCAAACCCACCACCGACCTCACGAAGTTCATCAACTCGCTCAAGGGAGTCACCTCGCGCCGGATTCGGCAAGAGTACCCAGAGGTGAAACAGACCCTCGAAGATGCGTTCTGGCAATCGGGGTACTTCCTCGCGACGACCGGGCAGGTCAGTATCGACGTGCTGATGGATTACGTCGACGACCAGTAG
- a CDS encoding DUF7342 family protein, with product MANDAHRDGPPPFDRPFENEDTKQRVYGAILHAREPMTAAEIADQADCSEESARSYLSFYADLGIVVRHEGRPVRYERNDDYFEWRRVNELAQTNTVDELQVRVSELTDRIEEYRDKYGADSPSEVDVLEFDPAEIDDVYVDLGDWATAIEERRLHERARRKAAGPTAPSHS from the coding sequence ATGGCCAACGACGCTCACCGGGATGGTCCGCCCCCATTCGATCGACCCTTCGAAAACGAGGACACGAAGCAGCGGGTATATGGGGCAATCCTGCATGCCCGTGAACCGATGACGGCCGCCGAGATAGCCGACCAAGCGGATTGTTCGGAGGAGTCAGCGCGGTCATATCTCTCCTTTTACGCCGATCTCGGTATTGTCGTCCGGCACGAGGGTCGGCCAGTACGGTACGAGCGCAACGACGACTACTTCGAATGGCGACGCGTGAACGAACTGGCACAGACGAACACTGTCGATGAGTTGCAGGTTCGCGTCTCGGAGTTGACTGACCGAATCGAGGAGTACCGCGATAAATACGGTGCCGACTCACCTTCCGAGGTCGACGTCCTCGAGTTCGACCCAGCGGAAATCGACGATGTCTATGTGGATCTGGGCGACTGGGCGACCGCAATCGAGGAGCGTCGCCTTCACGAACGTGCCCGGAGAAAGGCCGCCGGCCCCACGGCACCGTCGCATAGTTGA
- a CDS encoding RNA-guided endonuclease InsQ/TnpB family protein, giving the protein MKRTNTFAVRPLSDDGEHLLRDLLDASAALWNEVNYQRLMRYNDEDGFEGDVWDADTGRLEGQYKGVLGASTAQQVIRTNSEAWRGFFQLKEQYHDDSNTSVTEHPEPPGFRGNEEEGRQLKTVIRNTSYTVEWGERSRLEILVGSELKDRYDHTGRLRLEIAGDPNWPDYDKQGRLDLWYDETDNTFRASQPVTISDDARATPLADETAALDVGANNLVACTTTTGQQYLYDGRDLFDRFRETTREIARLQSKLEDGQYSSERIRRLYRKRTRRRDHAQEALCRDLVERLYEDGMDTVYIGGLTDVLETHWSVDTNAKTHNFWAFKQFTERLACTAEEYGISVEVRSEAWTSQECPQCGSTDRTTRHQDTLTCPCGFEGHADITASETFLERHTSEAVRPMARPVRFEWDDHTWSESPRSPARDSPKEQRTDPSTVYRDGNVASGDSQAV; this is encoded by the coding sequence GTGAAGCGGACCAACACGTTCGCCGTGCGACCGCTCTCTGACGATGGGGAGCACCTGCTACGGGACCTGTTGGACGCTTCTGCCGCTCTCTGGAACGAAGTCAATTACCAGCGCCTCATGCGGTACAACGACGAGGACGGCTTCGAGGGCGACGTCTGGGACGCCGATACAGGCCGGCTGGAAGGGCAGTACAAAGGCGTTCTCGGCGCATCGACTGCTCAACAAGTGATCCGGACAAACAGCGAAGCGTGGCGCGGGTTCTTCCAACTGAAAGAGCAGTACCACGACGACTCGAACACGTCGGTCACGGAACACCCCGAACCGCCGGGCTTCCGTGGCAACGAAGAGGAGGGGCGCCAACTCAAGACCGTCATTCGGAACACCTCGTACACCGTCGAATGGGGCGAGCGGTCCCGCCTGGAGATACTGGTCGGGAGCGAACTGAAAGATCGATACGACCATACCGGGCGTCTCCGGCTAGAAATTGCCGGCGACCCGAATTGGCCCGATTACGACAAACAGGGCCGGTTAGACCTGTGGTACGACGAGACTGACAACACCTTCCGAGCTTCGCAGCCCGTGACTATTTCTGACGATGCACGGGCGACTCCACTGGCCGACGAGACGGCTGCTCTGGACGTTGGTGCGAACAATCTCGTCGCCTGCACTACCACGACCGGCCAGCAATACCTGTACGACGGCCGGGACCTGTTCGACCGCTTCCGTGAGACGACCCGAGAGATCGCCCGGTTACAGTCCAAACTCGAAGACGGCCAGTACAGTAGCGAGCGCATCCGGCGGCTGTATCGGAAACGGACCCGTCGCCGCGACCACGCCCAAGAAGCGTTGTGTCGCGACCTAGTGGAACGACTGTACGAGGACGGCATGGATACCGTGTATATCGGTGGCTTGACCGATGTCCTGGAAACACATTGGTCGGTCGACACCAACGCCAAAACCCATAACTTCTGGGCGTTCAAGCAATTCACCGAACGGCTGGCCTGTACGGCCGAAGAATACGGTATCTCGGTCGAGGTCCGGTCAGAAGCCTGGACGAGCCAAGAGTGCCCACAGTGCGGTTCGACAGACCGAACGACACGGCATCAGGACACACTCACCTGTCCATGTGGGTTCGAGGGACACGCTGACATCACGGCGTCAGAAACGTTCCTGGAGCGGCATACAAGTGAAGCAGTCAGGCCGATGGCACGGCCCGTGCGGTTCGAGTGGGACGACCACACCTGGTCAGAGTCACCACGCTCTCCTGCGAGGGACAGTCCCAAAGAACAGCGCACAGACCCCAGTACCGTCTACCGTGACGGGAATGTTGCCTCCGGGGACTCTCAGGCAGTCTGA
- a CDS encoding nucleotidyltransferase domain-containing protein: protein MNGEAVQIEGPNEGSYVRLPVPLEDPDAFRYGATADILHLLVDNPDRDFTNRELHRVTGKGLSSVNAAVDMLEALGVITVDRSGRANAVRIDPKMLVKSDDPVTTIPQSEYHAPVRAILTGLEEWIGDDVGVVLFGSVARGAADRTSDIDLFVVVEGDRMQAQREAHAIEQEIADEQFDGDRYEAHIVVEPRESAANHDRIDDILTEGLTLRDSPALDAVKQEVFEDGAE from the coding sequence ATGAATGGTGAGGCAGTTCAAATTGAGGGGCCGAATGAGGGATCATACGTTCGGCTCCCCGTCCCGCTCGAGGATCCGGACGCGTTCCGATATGGAGCAACCGCTGATATTCTGCATCTCCTCGTCGACAATCCAGACCGAGATTTCACTAATCGAGAACTTCACCGGGTGACGGGAAAAGGACTGAGCAGTGTGAATGCCGCCGTCGACATGCTCGAGGCACTCGGCGTGATCACCGTCGATCGATCTGGCCGGGCCAATGCTGTTCGGATTGATCCAAAAATGCTCGTCAAGTCCGACGATCCGGTAACGACCATTCCGCAATCAGAGTATCACGCACCGGTCAGAGCGATTCTCACGGGACTCGAAGAATGGATTGGCGACGACGTCGGCGTCGTCCTCTTCGGTAGCGTCGCGCGAGGCGCCGCCGATCGAACGAGCGACATCGACCTGTTCGTCGTTGTCGAGGGAGACCGAATGCAGGCCCAGCGCGAGGCCCACGCCATCGAGCAGGAGATCGCCGACGAGCAGTTTGACGGCGATCGGTACGAGGCACACATCGTCGTCGAACCCAGAGAGTCGGCCGCGAACCACGATCGGATCGACGATATTCTCACTGAAGGGCTGACTCTCCGAGATTCGCCGGCACTCGACGCAGTGAAACAGGAGGTGTTCGAAGATGGGGCTGAATGA
- a CDS encoding DsrE family protein, which produces MKAVFHHSDADKHSQVLGNVENLLDDDTLDLESVALVANGGGLGLLTQDSDHRNAVEALQERGVDFKQCGNTLEGTDVTPDDLLDGVDLVSSGVGELTRLQSDGYAYIVP; this is translated from the coding sequence ATGAAGGCCGTTTTCCATCACTCAGACGCTGATAAACACTCCCAGGTCCTGGGGAACGTGGAAAACCTCCTCGACGACGACACGCTCGACCTCGAATCGGTCGCGCTCGTCGCGAACGGCGGGGGACTCGGACTCCTCACTCAGGACTCCGACCATCGGAATGCAGTGGAGGCCCTTCAGGAACGCGGCGTCGACTTCAAACAGTGCGGGAACACGTTGGAGGGGACCGACGTCACTCCGGACGATCTACTAGACGGCGTCGACCTCGTCTCGTCTGGCGTCGGAGAGCTCACCCGTTTGCAGTCGGACGGGTACGCGTATATCGTCCCGTAG
- a CDS encoding ATP-binding protein, with protein sequence MDWLDWSPTGHRGRSAIVALGTLYTALALVYPFLPGIETERSTVVIILLLVGGAGLTLLAGGYRLPRTEIDSNVFPVVLKWCLGGIGVMLALLGLVAVVDGLRDPLQDVLILTALGSVAGLTAGTYDGRARTRARELEETVAELRESENRYRTFAENFPNGAVALLDDELRHTMIGGQGFEKIGFSADDFRGERMQDAYPADMLETVAPEYRAALNGKSSTFEVDIEDRVFEFRAHPMTTDNSVSGVLVMSQDVTERKQRERELVRRANQQQVVADLGQLALEANDVDRLMHEATRKVADTLDVDYCKVLDMSTGGHHLELSHGVGWRDGLVGDATVSAVEADSQAAYTLEHERPVVVEDLQSDSRFDGPELLTDHDVRSGVSTIIGPFDEPWGILGAHDTSQQTFTDEDVSFVQSVANVLAEAIERRQYQEELEELIDDLETSNERLEQFAYAASHDLQEPLRMVSSYLHLIERRYEDELDDEGQEFLEFAVDGADRMRAMIDGLLEYSRVETDGQPLEPTDLDAVLDDVRTDLQVKIEENDATITADHLPRIAGDPDQLREVFQNLLENAIKYSGDEPPQIHIAAERTGSEWTISVRDEGIGIDLDDQDRMFEVFERAHSRSDYSGSGIGLAVCQRIVERHGGDIWIDSEAEEGTTVSFTLAPISEADEHRARGRAS encoded by the coding sequence ATGGATTGGCTGGACTGGTCACCGACCGGGCATCGCGGCCGATCTGCGATTGTCGCCCTCGGTACGCTATATACTGCTCTGGCTCTCGTCTACCCGTTTCTGCCGGGCATCGAGACGGAACGGAGTACTGTCGTCATTATCCTCCTTCTCGTGGGCGGCGCCGGACTGACACTTCTCGCCGGCGGGTACCGACTACCGAGAACCGAGATCGACTCGAACGTTTTCCCGGTCGTCCTGAAGTGGTGTCTCGGCGGCATTGGTGTAATGCTTGCCCTCTTGGGGCTCGTCGCGGTCGTTGACGGGCTCCGCGACCCCCTACAGGACGTCCTCATCCTCACTGCGCTGGGGAGCGTCGCTGGGCTCACCGCCGGGACCTACGACGGGCGCGCCAGGACGCGCGCCAGGGAGCTCGAGGAGACGGTGGCGGAGCTGCGAGAATCGGAGAACCGGTACCGTACGTTCGCCGAGAACTTTCCCAACGGGGCGGTCGCGCTGCTAGACGACGAGCTCCGGCACACCATGATCGGTGGCCAGGGATTTGAGAAGATCGGCTTCAGCGCCGACGATTTCCGCGGTGAACGGATGCAAGACGCCTATCCCGCGGACATGCTGGAGACAGTCGCTCCAGAATATCGCGCCGCCCTCAACGGTAAGTCGTCAACGTTTGAGGTTGATATCGAGGATCGGGTCTTCGAGTTCCGTGCCCATCCGATGACGACCGACAACAGCGTGTCGGGCGTCCTAGTGATGTCACAGGACGTCACCGAGCGCAAGCAGCGCGAGCGGGAGCTGGTCAGGCGGGCCAATCAGCAACAGGTCGTTGCCGATCTGGGGCAGCTCGCGCTCGAGGCGAACGACGTCGACAGGCTCATGCACGAGGCGACTCGCAAAGTAGCGGACACTCTCGACGTCGATTACTGCAAAGTCCTTGATATGAGCACGGGCGGACACCATCTCGAACTCAGTCACGGCGTAGGCTGGCGCGACGGTCTCGTCGGCGACGCGACAGTGTCGGCGGTCGAAGCCGATTCGCAGGCGGCGTACACGCTGGAACACGAGCGTCCGGTCGTCGTCGAGGACCTCCAGTCGGACTCACGCTTTGACGGGCCCGAACTACTGACCGACCACGACGTTCGGAGTGGCGTCAGCACCATCATCGGTCCATTCGATGAGCCCTGGGGGATCCTCGGCGCGCACGACACTAGCCAACAGACGTTCACGGACGAGGACGTAAGCTTCGTCCAGAGCGTCGCAAACGTCCTTGCAGAGGCGATCGAGCGGCGCCAGTACCAGGAGGAACTCGAAGAACTGATCGACGACCTGGAGACCTCGAACGAACGGCTTGAACAGTTCGCGTATGCTGCCTCGCACGACCTCCAGGAGCCGCTACGTATGGTGTCGTCGTACCTCCACCTCATCGAACGGCGGTACGAGGACGAACTCGACGACGAGGGCCAGGAATTCCTCGAGTTCGCGGTCGACGGAGCTGACCGGATGCGAGCGATGATCGACGGGCTACTGGAGTATTCCAGGGTCGAGACCGACGGTCAGCCGCTCGAACCGACTGATCTCGATGCCGTCCTTGACGACGTTCGCACGGACCTGCAGGTCAAAATCGAGGAGAACGACGCGACGATCACGGCGGACCACCTCCCCCGCATTGCGGGCGACCCTGATCAGCTTCGGGAAGTGTTCCAGAACCTGCTGGAGAACGCCATCAAGTACAGCGGCGACGAACCGCCGCAGATCCACATCGCTGCCGAACGCACTGGGTCCGAGTGGACAATCTCGGTCCGTGACGAGGGGATCGGCATCGACCTAGACGACCAGGACCGCATGTTCGAGGTCTTCGAGCGAGCCCACAGCCGCAGTGACTATTCCGGTTCTGGAATCGGACTCGCGGTCTGTCAGCGGATCGTCGAACGCCACGGCGGTGATATCTGGATCGACTCCGAAGCCGAAGAGGGAACAACGGTGTCGTTCACGCTCGCGCCGATAAGTGAGGCCGACGAGCACAGAGCACGGGGACGAGCCAGCTGA
- a CDS encoding orc1/cdc6 family replication initiation protein, which produces MTSGEQDGADQFTLDGGTRSRVDDDQIEMSGGASADEVAAEGRDASTEENPQRSIRDMLDDDGESSVFVNRDLVEPDTIIDEERIVGRDDQLESVVSFLKPTLQGNRPPNMLLYGPAGTGKSLIIGAVTHQIIELCNSKGERFGVVDINCQPINTLDQAVYELVQTVAKDVGAEVGVPETGVSTKRKYRRLYELINDHYDSVIFILDEIDLLVGRRANDEPAYSKLLYQLSRASNTNEIEGRVSVAALTNDPKFMEDIDGRAESSFNPRDVYFPDYDATQLREILENRRDAFRRDALEDDVIPLVAAFAAQSHGDARKAIDLFRGAGDLADERGDGRVTEDHVRESQEEIDKDRSLKLVEGLTTQKKISLYATAAVTCHSDQTGSSVPSPVGFKIYQWVTDEIDADQMTRETYVKYVKELSTYGLISTSRKSRGRGGGMYMEFTFTSDPEAMMKRIADDTRLEGIAEQEDLLRTVVNAQLTEFHRQ; this is translated from the coding sequence ATGACCAGTGGTGAGCAGGATGGCGCTGATCAATTTACTCTCGACGGTGGAACTCGGTCGCGGGTTGACGACGACCAAATAGAGATGTCTGGTGGAGCGTCTGCTGACGAGGTCGCAGCCGAAGGACGTGACGCGTCTACTGAAGAGAACCCACAGCGGTCGATTCGGGATATGCTCGACGACGATGGGGAATCATCGGTTTTCGTCAACCGAGACCTCGTCGAGCCGGATACGATAATCGACGAAGAACGGATCGTTGGCCGCGACGACCAGCTTGAATCGGTCGTCTCGTTCCTGAAGCCGACCCTCCAGGGGAATCGCCCCCCAAACATGCTGCTCTACGGCCCCGCTGGGACGGGAAAATCGCTCATCATCGGCGCAGTCACCCACCAGATCATCGAACTCTGTAATTCGAAGGGCGAACGATTCGGAGTCGTCGATATCAACTGCCAGCCGATCAATACCCTGGACCAGGCAGTCTACGAGCTCGTCCAGACTGTCGCGAAGGACGTTGGCGCTGAGGTCGGTGTTCCTGAGACGGGTGTCTCGACGAAGCGCAAGTACAGGCGACTGTACGAACTCATCAACGATCACTACGACTCGGTCATCTTCATCCTCGATGAGATCGACCTGCTTGTGGGCCGCCGCGCGAATGACGAGCCCGCTTACTCGAAACTGCTGTATCAGCTGTCGCGAGCGAGTAACACGAACGAGATAGAAGGGCGCGTCTCGGTCGCAGCATTGACGAATGACCCGAAGTTCATGGAAGACATCGACGGACGCGCCGAGAGTTCGTTCAATCCGCGTGACGTCTACTTCCCGGACTACGATGCAACCCAGCTGCGCGAAATCCTCGAGAATCGACGTGATGCTTTTCGACGAGATGCCCTCGAAGACGACGTGATTCCCCTCGTAGCGGCGTTCGCAGCGCAAAGCCACGGCGACGCACGAAAGGCCATCGACCTCTTCCGAGGCGCTGGCGATCTCGCGGACGAACGCGGAGACGGGAGGGTCACCGAGGACCACGTTCGCGAGTCTCAGGAGGAGATCGATAAAGATCGGTCGCTGAAACTCGTTGAGGGGCTTACCACGCAAAAGAAGATTTCGCTATACGCAACTGCGGCTGTCACCTGCCACTCGGATCAGACGGGAAGTTCGGTTCCAAGTCCAGTCGGGTTCAAAATCTATCAGTGGGTGACTGACGAGATCGATGCAGACCAGATGACTCGCGAGACGTACGTCAAATACGTCAAGGAACTCTCCACCTATGGGTTGATTTCCACGTCGCGCAAGAGCCGAGGACGGGGAGGCGGGATGTACATGGAATTCACCTTCACCAGTGATCCCGAGGCTATGATGAAACGGATCGCCGACGACACGCGACTGGAGGGAATCGCTGAGCAGGAAGACCTCCTTCGAACAGTCGTCAACGCCCAACTGACGGAGTTCCACAGACAGTAG